The nucleotide sequence GGATAATCCATTTAAATGGTTGGGGGTTGATAATTGATAACTGATAATTGATAGATGGGTTGATATCCAATTTTAATTAGGACTTTATTAACCTCTCGAAGGTCTGGAAACAAAAACTATATTCATTCTTTTCGTCCTTCTCAAAACATTTTTCATCTGTTTTCTGCCAGATTTTAGGATCGATTGCCGGAAAAAAAGTATCTGCATCGGGATCTGCATCCACTAAAGTAATCTCCAAACGATCTGCCTGATCCATCGTTTGTTTATAAATCTCGCCGCCGCCGATTATAAAAATATTCTCATTAATTTTCTTTGCAAATTTGAGTGCTTCTTTCAAAGTGGACACTATCAAGATCCCTTCCTCAAACCAGCCAGATTTTCTGCTGACAACAATATTAGTACGGTCTGGCAACGGTTTACCGATGCTTTCATAAGTTTTACGGCCCATTACCACAGGATGATTTTCAGTAAGTCCTTTGAAATGTCTGAGATCTTTTGGAAGACGCCACAGTAGCTGGTTATCTTTTCCCAAGGCATTATTACGACCTATTGCAGCAACAATTGTTATCATATTTACAAATCTACATATTATGTTTAAATTAATAAAATTTTATGAAATTTTAATTTCTATTATTTTGTATTTTTGAGCTTTCTCCGATGATGTAAAACTATCGGAACAAATCTATTTCTAATGAAGAAAATTTTCATATCATCTGTCTTGGCTTTGCTTTTACTCGCAAGCTGTAATAAAGACAAAGAAATTCTTACTACGTTAAACGACTATAATATAGGGAAACAAAACCAGGGTTATCATTTTGGTGACAAAATCCAGATTCCGAAAGATGTGATGGATTATGCAGAAGCCATCACCATTACTTATAACGACAAAGAAACCGATAAGCTGACAATAGATCCGAGCTTTTTTTCACTTGGAGAAAACGACATCACCTTCAACATCAAAACCAAAAACGGCGAAGTTTTACAACAGGATGCTACCATCAATGTTTTTGCGAAAACTGCTCCTGAAAAACTCAACTATGAAATTGTCAATCAGTATCCTCACCACACAGATCACTTTACAGAAGGTTTTGAAGCTCACGGCAACATTATCTATGAGAGTGTAGGTCTGGAAGGTAAGTCTAAAATTATAAAATATAATCTTGGCAGCACTCAACCCATTCAGGAAGTTCCTCAGTATAATGAATTTTCTGAAGGACTAACTGTTTTCGGAGATAAAATCTACCAGCTAACCTACAGATCTAAGAAAGGTTTTATTTATGATTCTAATATCAAATTAATAAAAGAATTTTCTTATCCTGAAGTTATGGCAGAAGGCTGGGGAATGACCAATGATGGGAAAAACCTAATCGTTTCCGACGGAACTAAATTTATTTATTTCCTGAATCCTGATAATCCGTCACAAATTGTAAGATCTATTGCCGTTGCAAGCAACACCGAAGGCTATGACCAGATCAATGAGCTGGAGTATCATGATGGATTTATATATGCTAATGTTTGGCACAAACCTATTATTTTAAAAATTGCCCCTGACACAGGAGAAGTAAGAGCTATTCTAGATTTTTCGGAACTTATAAGTAAACAAAACCTATCAGATTCTGAATCTGTCCTGAACGGCATTGCCTTCAAAGGGGAAAACATGCTCGTTACAGGGAAAAACTGGAGCAAGATTTATGAAGTCATTTTAAAGTAAAAAAACCAGAACTAAAATAGAAAGCTTCAGAAATTTCTGAAGCTTTTTTATTAATGAATTACAGTCTCGCAGAATTTCCTTCTGTTTTTTTTACGATAGTATGTTTTATACTCAGATTAGTGTTATCCAAAAAAACTTTGAAAGTTTTGTAAGGCGTCTTACAAACTTCTGATTTCACCTCATACCTACCACGTTCCAGAACAATACTTTCTGTATTCT is from Epilithonimonas vandammei and encodes:
- a CDS encoding dihydrofolate reductase, translating into MITIVAAIGRNNALGKDNQLLWRLPKDLRHFKGLTENHPVVMGRKTYESIGKPLPDRTNIVVSRKSGWFEEGILIVSTLKEALKFAKKINENIFIIGGGEIYKQTMDQADRLEITLVDADPDADTFFPAIDPKIWQKTDEKCFEKDEKNEYSFCFQTFERLIKS
- a CDS encoding glutaminyl-peptide cyclotransferase is translated as MKKIFISSVLALLLLASCNKDKEILTTLNDYNIGKQNQGYHFGDKIQIPKDVMDYAEAITITYNDKETDKLTIDPSFFSLGENDITFNIKTKNGEVLQQDATINVFAKTAPEKLNYEIVNQYPHHTDHFTEGFEAHGNIIYESVGLEGKSKIIKYNLGSTQPIQEVPQYNEFSEGLTVFGDKIYQLTYRSKKGFIYDSNIKLIKEFSYPEVMAEGWGMTNDGKNLIVSDGTKFIYFLNPDNPSQIVRSIAVASNTEGYDQINELEYHDGFIYANVWHKPIILKIAPDTGEVRAILDFSELISKQNLSDSESVLNGIAFKGENMLVTGKNWSKIYEVILK